In the genome of Quercus robur chromosome 3, dhQueRobu3.1, whole genome shotgun sequence, one region contains:
- the LOC126718673 gene encoding glutathione S-transferase U17-like produces the protein MAKNDVKLLGVWASPFVMRVQISLNIKSVNYEFLEETIGTKSELLLQSNPVHKKFPVLIHVDKPICESLVIVQYIDEAWTSGPSILPSDPYNRAIQRFWAAYLDDKWYPAMRRFRGAHGEKRQELLDQMVEVLALLEEAFGKYCKGKAFFGGDRIEFLDIAFGSFLGWLRLIEKVGGVKLLDEAKTPGLVKWAERFCADVAVKSVMPETEKLIEFSKVLMAKMKGAPPPPKN, from the exons ATGGCAAAGAATGATGTCAAGCTTTTGGGTGTATGGGCTAGCCCATTTGTGATGAGGGTTCAGATTTCCCTAAACATCAAATCTGTGAACTATGAGTTTCTTGAAGAGACAATTGGGACGAAGAGTGAGCTACTCCTCCAATCCAATCCAGTTCATAAGAAATTCCCAGTTCTGATTCATGTTGACAAGCCCATTTGTGAGTCCCTAGTCATTGTTCAATACATTGATGAGGCTTGGACCTCTGGTCCCTCCATTCTCCCTTCTGATCCTTATAATCGTGCTATTCAACGATTTTGGGCTGCCTATCTTGATGATAAG TGGTACCCTGCCATGAGACGTTTTAGGGGTGCCCATGGAGAGAAGAGGCAGGAGTTGCTGGATCAAATGGTTGAAGTGCTTGCATTGTTGGAGGAAGCATTTGGGAAATATTGCAAAGGGAAGGCTTTCTTTGGTGGAGATCGAATTGAGTTCCTTGATATTGCTTTTGGGTCCTTCTTGGGCTGGCTGAGGTTGATAGAGAAGGTGGGTGGGGTGAAGCTGCTTGATGAAGCAAAGACTCCTGGGCTAGTCAAGTGGGCCGAGAGGTTTTGTGCTGATGTTGCTGTTAAGAGTGTTATGCCTGAGACAGAGAAGCTTATTGAGTTCTCTAAGGTTCTTATGGCCAAAATGAAAGGggctcctcctcctcctaaGAATTAA